The following are from one region of the Arachis duranensis cultivar V14167 chromosome 10, aradu.V14167.gnm2.J7QH, whole genome shotgun sequence genome:
- the LOC107469780 gene encoding protein FAR-RED IMPAIRED RESPONSE 1-like — translation MGFISSHRELGFIEKDVKNYITREVRNIFEEDDAKEFGKYLVRMKEKNPNIFFELNLEADHCIKHALWADARSRAAFDYFGDVVSFDTTYNTNRYNFILGSFVVVNHHGQSTLLGCALMKNEDIQSFKWLFECWLRCMGGKAPKGILIDQYALIQRAIELCLPTTVHRWCIWHVMKKIPSKLNGYKGHNEIEQEMSHVVWNLYKKEAFDRNWIDFLRKYGLGGNKWLSELYEDRHIWIPVYLDHHFWTGMRSTQRRESMHSFFNKFITWNSSLRQFVKQYDNCLASRERIRCCRFSHRDTVRNKISNRGIVSVCIYP, via the exons atggggtttatcagcagCCACCGTGAACTAGGTTTTATAGAAAAAGACGTCAAGAATTACATCACAAGGGAAGTACGGAATATTTTCGAAGAAGACGATGCCAAAGAATTTGGGAAGTACCTagtaagaatgaaagagaagaacccAAATATCTTCTTTGAGCTCAACCTTGAAGCCGATCACTGCATTAAACATGCACTCTGGGCCGATGCAAGAAGTAGGGCTGCATTTGATTATTTCGGAGATGTGGTTTCATTTGACACCACTTATAACACAAACAG gtacaattttattttaggaTCTTTTGTTGTCGTGAATCACCATGGCCAGTCGACACTTCTTGGATGCGCGCTGATGAAAAATGAGGACATCCAATCATTCAAATGGCTATTTGAGTGTTGGCTACGTTGCATGGGAGGGAAGGCACCAAAAGGTATTCTTATCGATCAATACGCATTGATTCAAAGGGCAATTGAGCTGTGCTTGCCAACAACAGTTCACCGTTGGTGCATCTGGCACGttatgaagaagattccaagcaaattaaatggCTACAAGGGACACAACGAAATTGAACAAGAGATGAGCCATGTTGTTTGGAACTTGTACAAAAAAGAAGCATTTGACAGAAACTGGATCGATTTCCTTAGAAAGTACGGCCTCGGAggcaacaagtggctttcag AGTTGTACGAGGATCGCCATATATGGATTCCAGTCTACTTGGATCACCACTTTTGGAccgggatgagaagcacacaaaggagagagagcatgcattcatttttcaACAAGTTCATCACATGGAATAGCTCCTTGAGACAATTCGTGAAGCAATACGACAATTGCCTagcaagcagagagagaattcgatgctgcagattttcacACCGTGATACCGTGCGCAACAAAATCAGCAATAGAGGCATAGTTTCAGTGTGTATATACCCATGA